In the genome of Segatella copri, one region contains:
- a CDS encoding ABC transporter permease: MNHIINAFKNLPRRGQHNFVKILCLALGLAISSVIIAEIYFEQTYDTYFPGWERTYQISEVGSMPSFNGSKPFSFNQTSGAIAPGVKDYASMVEAATRFVDMDKEQCKLENQNSMEANVLMADSCFFDIFPQKILMGKAKETLSRPLYCMIDSKLAEQIGGNVVGKHFTIPEYPGKTFTIGGIFESFPWGASLHNRQILVSLCSIGDLWGYDGRNQWVGNDNYFSYIRLAKGHEISELRPYIKKMKKDHFTAEATQTPGFTLDYEFTILSEVFTQNSYIKMMGWILGIIAFVLLFTSVMNYLLIIVGNLVTRSREMAVRKCYGAEPKNIHAIIFSEALVHVGLAVILAAVLVFLCKGTIENFLSAPISTLVFNRGSWILVSICLLVLLVGGLVPGWLYNKIPVAIAFRGYNENRNRWKLALLGVQFVISGLLFSLLFVVNRQYSLMVNMNPGYNYENVAIVHVDAINGDQRSRCLSEIKRMPDVKEVASTCSVPLESYAVNGNNLSLPDDRKSLQIVHDAWGVDDNYFRMMGIDFVQGSFFTERNDSSRQVIIDEALAKRLTTLGHWKDGAVGKRVYISSHCNEDETMTICGVVKNIKYGAVTSEDAEFKNMSFVYFYAPWTAPYMLVKFNNLTEDALTELRNKVQSMYPNNKVTVLDYESEFKAQYASQLNFRNGILVAGIVTMIIALFGLVGYTSDEVNRRRKEIAIRKVNGAKVKDILRIFLKDIMKIALPCIIVGDLGAWLIARQWLMSFSEKITMTPLLFIGVTIILLVIIGLSVIINCYKVANSNPVKYLKDE, from the coding sequence ATGAATCATATTATTAACGCATTCAAGAATCTGCCTCGAAGGGGCCAGCACAATTTCGTGAAGATATTGTGTCTGGCGCTCGGCTTGGCAATCAGTTCGGTAATTATTGCCGAGATTTATTTCGAGCAGACTTACGATACGTACTTTCCAGGATGGGAGAGGACGTATCAGATTTCAGAAGTGGGCAGTATGCCAAGCTTCAATGGTAGTAAACCTTTTAGTTTTAACCAAACATCTGGAGCGATTGCCCCTGGTGTGAAAGATTATGCTTCAATGGTAGAGGCTGCAACAAGATTTGTTGATATGGATAAAGAACAATGTAAGTTGGAAAATCAAAACAGCATGGAGGCTAACGTTTTGATGGCAGACAGTTGTTTCTTTGATATTTTCCCGCAAAAGATATTGATGGGAAAGGCAAAGGAAACTTTATCTCGTCCGCTATATTGCATGATTGATTCCAAATTGGCAGAGCAAATAGGAGGAAATGTGGTAGGCAAGCATTTTACTATTCCTGAATATCCAGGCAAAACATTCACTATAGGTGGCATCTTCGAGAGCTTTCCTTGGGGCGCATCTCTACATAACAGACAAATTCTGGTGTCTTTATGCAGTATAGGAGACCTTTGGGGCTATGATGGCAGAAATCAATGGGTGGGAAATGACAACTATTTCTCTTACATCCGTTTGGCGAAAGGACATGAGATAAGTGAACTTCGTCCTTACATCAAAAAAATGAAGAAAGACCATTTTACAGCAGAGGCGACTCAAACGCCAGGATTCACCCTTGACTATGAATTTACTATACTCAGCGAGGTGTTTACCCAGAATTCTTATATCAAGATGATGGGATGGATTTTAGGCATTATAGCTTTCGTGTTGCTCTTCACTTCCGTGATGAACTATCTGCTTATCATCGTAGGAAATCTCGTGACTCGCTCTCGTGAGATGGCTGTCCGAAAATGTTATGGTGCAGAACCAAAGAATATTCATGCCATCATCTTTTCCGAGGCTTTGGTGCATGTGGGGTTGGCGGTAATCCTTGCTGCAGTTCTCGTGTTTCTTTGCAAGGGAACCATCGAGAATTTCCTCTCTGCTCCAATAAGTACGTTGGTGTTCAATCGTGGCAGTTGGATATTGGTTTCCATCTGTTTATTGGTATTGTTGGTGGGTGGATTGGTTCCAGGTTGGCTCTACAATAAGATTCCCGTTGCCATTGCATTCCGAGGATATAATGAAAACCGTAACCGTTGGAAGTTAGCTCTTTTAGGTGTGCAGTTCGTTATTTCGGGCTTACTCTTTAGTTTGTTGTTTGTTGTCAATCGTCAGTATAGCTTGATGGTGAATATGAATCCTGGTTACAATTATGAGAATGTGGCTATCGTACATGTGGATGCTATTAATGGCGATCAACGCAGTCGATGTTTGTCCGAAATCAAGCGTATGCCGGATGTAAAGGAGGTTGCTTCTACTTGTTCTGTTCCGTTGGAAAGCTATGCGGTAAATGGAAATAATTTGTCGTTGCCAGATGATAGAAAGTCGTTACAGATTGTCCATGATGCATGGGGAGTGGATGACAACTATTTCAGAATGATGGGAATCGACTTTGTGCAAGGTTCGTTCTTTACAGAACGCAATGACAGTTCTCGTCAAGTGATTATTGATGAGGCTTTGGCTAAGAGATTAACTACACTAGGACATTGGAAAGATGGGGCTGTAGGCAAGCGAGTTTACATTTCTTCACATTGTAATGAGGATGAAACGATGACGATTTGTGGTGTTGTCAAGAATATCAAATACGGAGCAGTTACTTCTGAGGATGCGGAGTTCAAGAATATGTCTTTCGTTTACTTCTATGCTCCTTGGACGGCTCCCTATATGCTTGTCAAGTTCAATAATCTGACGGAAGACGCCTTAACTGAGTTGAGAAATAAGGTGCAGTCGATGTATCCTAACAACAAGGTGACGGTACTCGACTATGAATCCGAGTTCAAGGCACAGTATGCTTCCCAGCTCAATTTCCGCAACGGAATCTTGGTTGCCGGCATCGTAACGATGATCATCGCCCTCTTCGGATTGGTGGGTTATACGAGTGATGAGGTGAACCGCCGCCGCAAGGAGATTGCAATCAGAAAGGTGAACGGGGCGAAAGTGAAGGATATTCTTCGCATCTTTCTGAAGGACATTATGAAGATTGCCTTGCCTTGCATCATCGTGGGAGATTTGGGGGCTTGGCTGATAGCCAGACAATGGCTCATGTCGTTCAGCGAGAAGATTACGATGACGCCTTTGCTGTTTATCGGCGTTACCATCATCTTGCTCGTCATCATCGGGCTTTCCGTCATCATCAACTGCTACAAGGTGGCGAATAGTAATCCTGTGAAGTATCTCAAGGATGAATAA
- a CDS encoding ABC transporter ATP-binding protein, which yields MIKIENLCKSFRTEDVETIALNNVSFTVEDGEFVAIMGPSGCGKSTLLNILGLLDNPTSGKYFLGNHEVANLKEKERTDVRKGEIGFVFQSFNLIDELNVEENIELPLTYLNIPKAERKAKVQAIMKRMAISHRAKHFPHQLSGGQQQRVAIARAVVFGPKLILADEPTGNLDSKNGAEVMHLLTELNHEGTTIVMVTHNEHDAKIAHRTIRLFDGQIVETEGNQL from the coding sequence ATGATAAAAATAGAGAATCTTTGCAAGTCATTCCGCACAGAAGATGTGGAGACGATTGCTTTAAATAACGTATCTTTCACAGTAGAAGACGGCGAGTTTGTCGCCATTATGGGACCATCCGGTTGCGGCAAATCCACCTTGCTCAATATCCTTGGATTATTGGATAATCCTACATCGGGAAAATATTTCCTGGGTAATCATGAGGTGGCAAACCTGAAGGAAAAGGAGCGTACGGATGTGAGAAAGGGAGAAATCGGTTTTGTGTTCCAGAGCTTCAATCTGATAGATGAATTGAATGTAGAGGAGAACATCGAGCTTCCTCTTACCTACCTTAATATTCCGAAGGCGGAGCGCAAGGCAAAGGTGCAGGCGATTATGAAGCGAATGGCCATCAGTCATCGTGCCAAGCATTTCCCTCACCAACTGTCAGGTGGTCAGCAGCAGCGAGTAGCCATCGCCCGTGCCGTGGTCTTCGGTCCGAAGCTCATCCTAGCCGATGAGCCTACGGGTAACCTCGATTCCAAGAATGGAGCCGAGGTGATGCATCTGCTTACCGAGCTGAACCACGAGGGCACCACCATCGTCATGGTGACGCATAATGAGCATGATGCCAAGATAGCCCATCGCACCATCCGCCTGTTTGATGGACAGATTGTGGAAACGGAGGGCAATCAGCTTTAG
- a CDS encoding sensor histidine kinase — protein sequence MILVVLVAVNIWLYRHYRRNIKKVTFLFDAIDNGDFSFSFPTEKRFKEDKILHQSLNRIKFFLQHTREEQMDREKYYEQILNAVDTGILVVDSHDNILQHNQAALRLLDTDVLTHMNQVKGKLKDEHLAKHETQAMLKDKHVRIIALSDVSHELSNQEVDSWIKLIRVLTHEIMNTITPVTSLSETLLTRVTEDKDLKQGLETIHKTGTELLAFVNNYRRFTHVPQPQPALFYVEPFLERMALLCNHEVEIEVSPKDLLAYADESLLSHVVTNLLKNAVEAFREKEREDKQECRSADLQSAASKKAFIHLHAYANVQESIIIDVSNNAGLIPEDVASHIFIPFFTTKPEGSGIGLSLSRQIMRVSGGSLSLHQDKAQGITTFRIIIP from the coding sequence GTGATTTTGGTAGTTCTAGTAGCAGTCAACATCTGGCTCTACCGCCACTATCGCCGGAACATCAAGAAGGTAACCTTCCTTTTTGATGCGATAGATAATGGGGATTTCTCCTTCAGTTTTCCTACGGAGAAGAGGTTTAAGGAAGATAAGATTCTGCATCAATCCCTCAACCGAATCAAGTTCTTCCTGCAACATACGAGAGAGGAGCAGATGGATCGGGAGAAATATTACGAGCAGATTCTGAATGCGGTGGATACGGGCATTCTGGTGGTGGATAGCCACGACAACATCCTGCAGCACAATCAGGCAGCCCTCAGGTTGCTCGATACGGATGTGCTTACCCACATGAACCAGGTAAAAGGGAAACTGAAGGATGAACACCTGGCAAAGCATGAGACGCAAGCCATGCTGAAAGACAAGCACGTGCGTATCATCGCCCTGAGCGACGTGAGCCACGAGCTGAGCAATCAGGAAGTGGATTCTTGGATCAAACTGATTCGTGTGCTGACCCATGAAATCATGAATACCATCACGCCGGTTACTTCCTTGAGCGAGACTCTGCTTACCCGAGTTACAGAGGATAAAGACTTGAAGCAAGGCTTGGAAACCATCCACAAAACAGGAACCGAGCTGTTGGCTTTCGTCAACAACTATCGCCGCTTCACCCATGTTCCCCAGCCTCAGCCTGCTCTCTTCTATGTGGAACCATTCCTGGAAAGAATGGCGTTGCTCTGCAACCACGAAGTAGAGATAGAAGTTTCTCCCAAGGATTTGCTGGCTTACGCCGATGAGAGTCTCCTCTCTCACGTTGTAACAAATCTTCTAAAGAATGCCGTAGAAGCTTTCAGGGAAAAGGAAAGAGAAGACAAGCAGGAATGCCGCTCCGCGGATTTGCAATCCGCGGCAAGCAAGAAGGCATTTATCCATCTCCATGCCTATGCCAACGTCCAGGAATCCATCATCATCGACGTGAGCAACAACGCCGGTCTCATCCCCGAAGATGTAGCCTCTCATATTTTCATCCCGTTCTTCACCACGAAGCCGGAAGGAAGCGGAATCGGTCTCTCCCTCTCCCGCCAAATCATGCGAGTAAGCGGCGGCAGCCTCTCGCTCCATCAGGACAAGGCACAGGGAATCACCACCTTCCGCATCATCATTCCATAA
- a CDS encoding sigma-54-dependent transcriptional regulator — protein sequence MIKKQGTILIVDDNRNILTTVRMLLEPIFDGIITIANPNSIPTKLREEHPDVVLLDMNFSSGINSGNEGLYWLREIKSLSPKTEVVLFTAYADIQLAVTGIKEGAADFIVKPFENEKMIRTLVEARDKNKAVDNAIGKKGGKLCGKDAQSAMYWGDSDVMNNLRSIVKKVAATDANILITGENGTGKEVLANEIHRLSTRCGKKMLPVDMGAITETLFESELFGHVKGAFTDAKVDKPGKFELADGSTIFLDEIGNLSYGLQAKLLTALQRRSIVRVGGSTQIPINVRLVCATNRNLQQMVNDGEFREDLLYRINTIHLELPALRQRKSDIVPLAERFLRQYGDLYNKVNLRLSEEAEKKLTSLPWYGNIRELQHAIEKAVILSDGGMISAEDIDGGNQQKREKPLEEVQTLDEMESRMIEKTIRECEGNLSVVAARLGISRQTLYNKIKRYGL from the coding sequence ATGATAAAGAAACAAGGAACGATATTGATTGTTGATGACAACCGCAACATTCTTACTACGGTAAGGATGCTGCTGGAACCCATATTCGATGGCATCATCACCATCGCCAACCCTAACTCCATCCCAACCAAGCTGAGAGAGGAGCATCCCGACGTGGTGCTGCTCGACATGAACTTTTCCAGCGGAATCAATTCGGGAAACGAGGGATTGTACTGGCTCAGGGAAATCAAGAGCCTCAGCCCGAAAACCGAGGTGGTGCTCTTTACCGCCTATGCCGACATCCAACTTGCCGTAACAGGCATCAAGGAAGGTGCCGCCGACTTCATCGTGAAGCCTTTTGAAAACGAGAAGATGATCCGTACGCTGGTAGAGGCTAGGGATAAGAACAAGGCTGTGGATAACGCTATTGGCAAAAAAGGTGGAAAACTTTGTGGAAAAGATGCACAAAGTGCTATGTATTGGGGAGATAGCGATGTTATGAACAATTTGAGAAGCATTGTGAAAAAAGTTGCCGCAACCGATGCAAATATCCTCATTACGGGCGAAAACGGAACAGGTAAAGAGGTGTTAGCCAACGAAATACACCGTTTATCCACAAGATGTGGGAAAAAGATGCTGCCTGTGGATATGGGAGCCATTACGGAAACCCTTTTCGAGAGCGAACTCTTCGGTCATGTGAAAGGCGCTTTTACCGATGCCAAAGTGGATAAACCGGGCAAGTTTGAGCTTGCCGACGGCAGCACCATCTTCCTGGATGAGATAGGAAACCTATCCTATGGTCTTCAGGCAAAACTCCTTACCGCCCTGCAACGCAGAAGCATCGTAAGAGTGGGCGGAAGTACGCAGATTCCCATCAACGTACGACTGGTTTGCGCCACCAACCGCAATCTGCAGCAGATGGTAAACGATGGCGAATTCAGAGAGGATCTGCTCTATCGCATCAACACCATCCATCTGGAATTGCCTGCCCTGAGACAGAGAAAATCAGACATTGTTCCATTGGCAGAAAGATTTCTCCGTCAATATGGCGATTTATATAATAAGGTGAATCTCCGTCTTTCGGAAGAAGCAGAGAAAAAACTTACCAGTTTGCCTTGGTACGGAAACATCCGTGAACTTCAGCACGCCATCGAGAAAGCCGTGATTCTATCTGACGGCGGAATGATTTCTGCCGAAGATATTGACGGCGGAAACCAGCAGAAAAGAGAGAAGCCCCTGGAAGAGGTTCAGACGCTCGACGAGATGGAGAGTCGAATGATAGAGAAAACCATCAGGGAATGTGAAGGAAACCTGTCGGTGGTAGCCGCAAGACTGGGCATTTCCCGCCAGACGCTTTATAATAAGATTAAGCGATATGGGTTATGA
- a CDS encoding outer membrane beta-barrel family protein: MKKIEKAGEKNILFAYQATDQYRVTANIQAKRQKEALEMVLQGKPFSFVEHNTYFAVQYTGKTTRVEQIKGRVVDEHQQPLPFANVVLISSVSKAYVAGCVTAEDGSFVLPYADKDVMLKVSFVGYKSQTLACKPTMHIGLHPDTQQLKAVTIKSTRPNVVYKDGAFSTLVSGTILGELGSAEDMISQLPFVSGEAGSWEIIGRGAPEIYLNGRKLENLNELKRLSAKDILKAEIVTVPGAQYSSKTNAVIRLRAVRKRGQGLSGSLYSEYSQGRYSPHTYDDVQLNYRTGGLDIFGEVGVGLDRSRTTAHSETQLHTTSEWEFNSRRTTNANSGDILLNAGFNYEISEQQSLGMRYETTNMIGNNYTHSWGATDVWEDGKLTESMSVDLFSKRKPHWSHSVNAYYNGDFGKWNINFNGDFYNKVSQSTQTAINDGQLDAESESKVRSNLYAAKLVVSGPLWKGRLSFGTEEMFTNRRNDFTQSGFSADAFNHIRQSIYAGFLQYYLNIGRMNYGAGLRYEYQKTDYYEKDVLQAEQSPSYRDWIPFLSIGYSKDNLNLAFSYRLNKYSPIYSMLQSSIDYDSKYEYKSGDPHLKPQKQHSFNLSGNYKWLSFMAYYNYVLDMYMTWYKPYDEVNHPSVLLQTMATVPHSCYYGANIRVAPSFGIWYPDLTASVFYNHQNVDHLNIPEFGSQPQFTFSMNNNLRLPHRWFMNLSGNVSTRAEMGIGIKKCMGNMQFRVSKNFMKDDALKVMFVLRDLLHTGYYYFEANGTQSHRTFTRYADNQKVAINVRYTFNATRNKYKGSGAGQSEKQRL; this comes from the coding sequence TTGAAGAAGATTGAAAAGGCGGGCGAGAAGAATATCCTCTTTGCCTATCAGGCTACCGACCAATATCGCGTTACTGCCAATATCCAGGCTAAGCGACAGAAGGAAGCCCTGGAGATGGTGCTGCAGGGGAAACCTTTCTCCTTTGTAGAACACAATACCTATTTTGCCGTTCAATACACGGGCAAAACAACCCGGGTGGAACAGATCAAAGGCAGGGTAGTGGATGAGCACCAGCAGCCTCTGCCTTTTGCCAACGTGGTGTTGATTTCCTCCGTCAGCAAGGCTTATGTGGCAGGTTGCGTAACGGCGGAGGATGGAAGTTTCGTGCTCCCTTATGCCGATAAGGATGTGATGCTGAAGGTTTCGTTTGTGGGCTATAAGTCGCAGACCTTGGCCTGCAAGCCTACCATGCACATCGGTCTGCATCCCGACACCCAGCAGCTGAAGGCGGTAACCATCAAGAGTACCCGCCCCAATGTGGTGTATAAGGACGGAGCCTTCTCTACCCTGGTATCAGGTACCATCCTGGGCGAACTGGGCTCCGCAGAAGATATGATCAGCCAGTTGCCCTTTGTCTCGGGCGAAGCGGGCAGTTGGGAAATCATCGGTCGTGGAGCGCCCGAGATTTATCTCAACGGCAGGAAACTGGAGAATCTGAACGAACTCAAGCGATTGAGCGCCAAGGATATTCTGAAGGCAGAAATCGTTACCGTTCCCGGAGCGCAGTATAGTTCCAAGACCAATGCCGTAATCCGTCTGCGTGCCGTTCGCAAGCGCGGACAGGGCTTGAGCGGAAGCCTTTATTCTGAATATTCCCAGGGCCGTTATTCGCCTCATACTTATGATGATGTGCAGTTGAACTATCGCACGGGCGGACTCGATATCTTCGGCGAAGTGGGAGTGGGATTGGATCGCTCGCGCACCACCGCCCATTCAGAAACCCAGCTCCATACCACCAGCGAGTGGGAATTCAACAGCCGCAGAACCACGAATGCCAATAGTGGAGATATTCTCCTGAACGCAGGTTTCAACTATGAGATTTCCGAGCAGCAATCGCTGGGTATGCGCTATGAAACAACCAATATGATAGGCAACAACTACACCCACAGCTGGGGAGCAACCGATGTGTGGGAGGATGGCAAACTGACGGAAAGCATGAGCGTAGATCTGTTTTCGAAGAGAAAGCCCCATTGGTCGCATAGCGTGAACGCCTATTATAATGGCGATTTCGGCAAATGGAACATCAATTTCAATGGTGATTTCTATAATAAGGTGAGCCAGAGCACCCAGACGGCTATAAACGACGGACAGCTGGATGCGGAATCAGAAAGCAAGGTGAGGAGTAATCTCTATGCTGCTAAGCTGGTGGTGTCGGGACCATTGTGGAAGGGTAGGCTTTCCTTCGGAACGGAAGAGATGTTTACCAACCGCCGCAACGACTTCACCCAGAGCGGCTTTTCTGCCGATGCCTTCAACCACATCCGCCAGTCTATCTATGCTGGATTCCTGCAGTATTATCTGAACATAGGGCGCATGAATTATGGTGCCGGTTTGCGATACGAATATCAGAAGACCGATTATTACGAGAAGGATGTGCTGCAGGCGGAACAGAGTCCCAGCTACAGGGATTGGATTCCCTTCCTATCCATCGGCTACAGCAAGGATAATCTGAATCTTGCCTTCTCCTATCGTCTGAACAAGTACAGTCCTATCTACTCCATGCTTCAGAGCAGCATCGACTACGACAGCAAGTACGAGTACAAGTCCGGTGACCCTCATCTCAAGCCTCAGAAGCAGCACAGCTTCAACCTGTCGGGCAATTACAAGTGGCTGTCGTTCATGGCTTACTACAATTATGTGCTCGACATGTACATGACCTGGTACAAGCCTTACGACGAGGTGAACCATCCGAGTGTGCTTTTGCAGACGATGGCCACGGTGCCCCATTCCTGCTATTATGGAGCCAACATCCGTGTGGCGCCTTCGTTTGGAATCTGGTATCCTGACCTCACGGCGAGTGTCTTCTACAATCATCAGAATGTAGATCATCTCAATATTCCCGAGTTTGGCAGCCAACCTCAGTTTACATTCAGCATGAACAACAATCTGAGGCTTCCCCACCGGTGGTTCATGAATCTTTCGGGCAATGTCAGCACGAGGGCGGAGATGGGAATCGGAATCAAAAAATGTATGGGCAACATGCAGTTCCGGGTTTCCAAGAACTTCATGAAGGATGATGCCCTCAAGGTGATGTTTGTATTGCGAGACCTCTTGCATACAGGATATTATTATTTCGAGGCAAACGGCACGCAGTCGCATCGCACGTTTACCCGATACGCAGATAATCAGAAAGTTGCCATCAATGTGAGATACACATTCAATGCAACGAGAAATAAATATAAAGGTAGTGGCGCAGGACAGAGCGAAAAACAACGACTTTAA
- a CDS encoding RNA polymerase sigma-70 factor — MQREINIKVVAQDRAKNNDFKQLFLEMYPRLVRYAVSLLGDGNEARDVVGDVFEKAWNQFSSLQMETRRSWLYASVRNSCLNWLKHQQVEQTNVEALIEATRYDMSSQYEEHERLLQQAEQIARELKEPTCTILRLCYFEHLTYQQAADRLGISPNTVKKHISKALAILRERMKHTNLEN, encoded by the coding sequence ATGCAACGAGAAATAAATATAAAGGTAGTGGCGCAGGACAGAGCGAAAAACAACGACTTTAAGCAGCTATTCCTGGAAATGTATCCTCGACTGGTGCGTTATGCCGTGTCCCTTTTGGGAGACGGCAACGAGGCCCGTGACGTTGTGGGAGATGTTTTCGAGAAGGCGTGGAACCAATTCTCCTCCTTGCAGATGGAAACAAGGAGGAGCTGGCTCTATGCATCGGTGAGAAATTCCTGTCTCAACTGGCTCAAGCACCAGCAGGTGGAACAGACCAACGTAGAGGCGCTGATAGAGGCCACCCGGTATGATATGAGTTCCCAGTATGAGGAGCACGAGCGCCTGCTGCAACAGGCGGAGCAGATAGCGAGGGAGCTGAAGGAACCCACCTGCACGATACTCCGCCTCTGCTATTTCGAGCATCTCACCTATCAGCAGGCAGCCGACAGGCTGGGCATCAGTCCCAACACCGTGAAGAAGCATATTTCCAAGGCACTCGCTATCTTGCGCGAGCGAATGAAGCATACAAACTTAGAGAATTAG
- a CDS encoding FecR family protein: MNKNQDQELDYRMDSVSENVSENVFEKASENVSDTRLSQIFGEALGDEPSKEETLAAWEAFEKKHISSEEEHLQKAENELSEKRIDKARILTWITASVAVAASLFLFIFRSSQEISQPTEFSMELFSEVTSPKQVEQTLSDGYCVVSTPAATTTLVTLSDGTKVMLNANSTLEYPASFDDAEVREVRLKGEAHFEVTKNPHRPFVVKAGEMQTQVLGTIFDVKAYRKDAPKVTLMQGKVKVSNADTEVEMRPGQTATLQSDKIVVSKASPSASDWLEGDFDMDQVTLAEAMSDIGAWYNKTVVFQSQANMDKLIHFRFSRRASLQEIITALNEMGVARIRMEKGKIMVL, translated from the coding sequence ATGAATAAGAATCAAGATCAAGAACTGGATTATAGAATGGATTCTGTATCAGAGAATGTTTCTGAGAATGTTTTTGAGAAAGCTTCAGAAAATGTTTCTGATACCCGGCTTTCCCAGATATTCGGGGAAGCCCTGGGCGATGAGCCTTCGAAGGAAGAAACGCTGGCGGCTTGGGAAGCTTTCGAGAAGAAGCATATTTCTTCTGAGGAGGAACATCTACAGAAGGCAGAAAATGAATTGTCTGAGAAAAGGATAGATAAAGCCCGAATCCTGACTTGGATTACGGCATCTGTTGCAGTAGCGGCAAGCCTCTTCCTTTTTATTTTCCGTTCATCCCAGGAGATTTCTCAGCCTACGGAGTTCTCCATGGAGCTTTTCTCGGAGGTCACTTCTCCCAAGCAGGTGGAGCAGACCCTGAGCGATGGCTATTGCGTGGTTTCTACCCCGGCAGCAACCACCACCTTGGTAACGCTGAGCGATGGCACCAAGGTGATGCTCAACGCCAATTCTACGCTCGAATATCCTGCATCTTTCGATGATGCAGAAGTCCGGGAAGTCCGTCTGAAGGGCGAGGCTCATTTCGAAGTAACCAAGAATCCTCATCGGCCTTTCGTGGTAAAGGCAGGAGAGATGCAGACGCAGGTATTAGGTACCATATTCGACGTGAAAGCCTATCGCAAGGATGCCCCTAAGGTAACCCTGATGCAGGGCAAGGTGAAGGTGAGCAATGCCGATACTGAGGTGGAAATGCGCCCGGGGCAGACCGCTACGCTCCAGTCGGATAAGATAGTAGTGTCTAAGGCTTCCCCTTCAGCCTCCGATTGGCTGGAAGGCGATTTCGATATGGATCAGGTTACGCTGGCAGAGGCGATGAGCGACATCGGAGCCTGGTACAACAAGACCGTAGTCTTCCAGTCCCAGGCGAATATGGATAAGCTCATCCACTTCCGCTTCTCCCGCAGGGCAAGCCTGCAGGAAATCATCACGGCATTGAACGAGATGGGTGTGGCAAGAATCAGAATGGAAAAAGGCAAGATCATGGTGCTTTAA